The Teredinibacter sp. KSP-S5-2 genomic interval GGGAAAATAAAACGTGCCCCCCTTGACCATCGGTGTAGAAAATCTGCGAACCACCTTTGACTGGCATGATCGATTCCACAACGGCTTCACCAATCAAGTTTATTTGCTCAATCTCCTGAACCTGTTCAAACAACACTCGTCCAAAACCCGTGTTACCCACAACATAACCAAGTTCTTTCTGACCATTTTCTTCCTTGGCGTAAGTCACACCACCCAAATGCCCCCGATCAGAAACCAGAACCTGTTCTATTTCGCAAGCAGCAGGTAAAAGCGCAGACCAGATACCCAGATTCTGGAGCACTTCAACAGTATTCGCAGACAGTGCGGTTGAGCGTTCATCAAAGCTTGGTTGAACAATCGGAGCCACAGCGTCAGAAGGAAAGGGAAGCGATTCAATTACAGTAACAGAGAGCTGAGGTATTTCCCGGCACAACAATAAGGCAAGTGACAGCCCGACCATGCCACCACCAACAATCACAATATCCTGTTTTTCCGCTGGAGCTTGCTGTTTTTTCATCCGTTAAGCCTGCGCCATCAGCGCTTCAATTTCTTCAATTGTTCTCGGCGCATTGTCGGTTAGAACCCGGTAGCCGTCTTTGGTGATCAGCACGTCATCCTCAATTCGGATACCGATACCACGCCACTTTTTTGCGACATGCTCATTGTCTGGCGATATATAGATACCGGGTTCAACCGTCATCACCATACCCGGCTCCAGAACACGCCATTCATCGCCCACTTTATAGTCGCCGACATCATGCACATCGAGCCCTAACCAATGACCGATACGATGCATATAAAACGTTTTAAACGTTTCCCGTTCTATGTTATCTCCGAGATCTCCCTGCAACAGCCCCAAGTCGATTAACCCCTGGGTGATTGCCGCTACGGAAGCATCATGAGGTTCATTCCAGTGGTTCCCCGGCACAATTTTTTCCATCGCAGCCGCCTGAGCCCGCAATACAACCCGGTAGATATCGGCCTGCTCTTTGGAAAAAACACCGTTTACCGGAAAAGTGCGGGTAATATCCGCCGCGTAGCCCTGATACTCTCCGCCCGCATCAATCAACACCAAATCACCATTTTTCAGCTTATCGGTGTTTTCCACGTAATGCAGAATACAGGCATTTTTGCCACCGCCGACAATCGGGTTATAGGCCTGCTCTCTCGCTCCCTGCATAGCGCACTCATGGCGAATCTCCGCTTCAAGCTGGTATTCATACACCCCAGGTTTACAGGCTCTCATAGCACGTATGTGAGCCTCGGCAGAAATACGACCCGCTTCTTCCATCAGGCGTATCTCCGCGGCGCTTTTATACAACCGCATGTCGTGCAGTATATGGTCGAGATCGAGAAATTCCCCAGGCGGGGTTGCCCCGGAGCGCACCTTGGCACGAATACGATTCACCCAATCCATTACGTGCTTATCGA includes:
- the pepP gene encoding Xaa-Pro aminopeptidase, with the translated sequence MTIGKQEFSRRRKALMEMMEPNSIAILPSGRERTRSRDTDYFFRQDSDFYYLTGFTEPDAVLVLIPEREHGEFVLFCRDRDPEKEIWDGYRAGPEGAIVKYGADDAFPIDDIDEILSGLIEGRQRLYYAMGRDADFDKHVMDWVNRIRAKVRSGATPPGEFLDLDHILHDMRLYKSAAEIRLMEEAGRISAEAHIRAMRACKPGVYEYQLEAEIRHECAMQGAREQAYNPIVGGGKNACILHYVENTDKLKNGDLVLIDAGGEYQGYAADITRTFPVNGVFSKEQADIYRVVLRAQAAAMEKIVPGNHWNEPHDASVAAITQGLIDLGLLQGDLGDNIERETFKTFYMHRIGHWLGLDVHDVGDYKVGDEWRVLEPGMVMTVEPGIYISPDNEHVAKKWRGIGIRIEDDVLITKDGYRVLTDNAPRTIEEIEALMAQA